From a single Parambassis ranga chromosome 2, fParRan2.1, whole genome shotgun sequence genomic region:
- the LOC114431869 gene encoding SLAIN motif-containing protein 1-like isoform X1 → MEAAVLNHAIMTEVDCNSNTLNAELEVKKLQELVRKLERQNEQLRTRAGGGPHVLPASPPCVLGSAGGYCLPSLLPTLLCQSSLGSFIPPEMPFDYFHPAGDGAAAAEEDEESVVGELELLDLDSLSSSDETWLYETSKSSDSTPDSVPPLEWCRQVQDSPKSEVEAARRSLSLRLEQVSRWRSSLSSPSPPASASSSPVPPPLSRVAGVSPSISTCPPSKPCSTPQSSERHAPSFSSPLHPALHRTLSPIGKELSPVGERTPTFFPHLATRSRSLRRSAVSPQSSVDSDLGASEAEDDSITLGYKLQDLTDVQVMARLQEESLRQDYASTSSVLASRRSQSFTFQLSQLSAGPDLEEEEDEDDEDYGLLPPPQPRLTRLAHSHTFSSIRDWRRSTTSLSTPPSTPSTPPYPSAGFVFQPQGAGLGSPFTAELSAFRPGSAEYENKLRRSMPNLVRAPSMPCVPIPTNPSASPLLLRNSQSFDSSSGLARLQSSIPSPGQLQNRVQSVGNFSSFSRQPLKATAYVSPTIKGSAAMPASTSLQSLSSSSVGGSGIPLLSKAAGGGGTPTSALATPRSSLPRPASFVGTTSSTPRSKMAQPVRSLLTPPKSLSTFSALRDSAWRDGCY, encoded by the exons ATGGAGGCAGCCGTGCTGAACCATGCGATAATGACGGAGGTGGACTGTAACAGCAACACCCTGAACGCGGAGCTGGAGgtgaagaagctgcaggagctggtCCGGAAGCTGGAGCGGCAAAACGAGCAGCTGCGGACCCGGGCCGGGGGCGGCCCGCATGTGCTCCCTGCGTCCCCGCCGTGCGTGCTAGGCAGCGCGGGAGGATACTGCCTCCCCAGCCTGCTGCCAACGCTGCTGTGCCAGTCGTCCTTGGGGTCATTCATTCCTCCAGAGATGCCGTTCGACTACTTCCACCCGGCCGGGGATGGAGCGGCTGCAgcggaggaggacgaggagtcGGTTGTGGgtgagctggagctgctggattTGGACTCTCTGAGCAGCTCGGATGAAACATG GCTGTACGAGACGTCCAAGTCCTCAGACTCAACTCCGGATTCGGTCCCGCCCCTGGAGTGGTGCCGGCAGGTTCAGGACAGCCCCAAGTCGGAGGTGGAGGCTGCGAGGCGATCGCTGTCGCTCCGGTTGGAACAAG TGTCCAGGTGGCGTAGCTCCCTTTCGAGCCCCTCCCCCCctgcctccgcctcctcctccccggTCCCGCCACCTCTAAGCCGAGTCGCCGGAGTGTCTCCGTCCATCAGCACCTGCCCTCCATCCAAACCCTGCTCCACCCCACAGTCGTCTGAAAGACACG CTCCGTCCTTCTCGTCCCCGCTCCACCCGGCCCTCCATCGCACCCTGAGTCCCATAGGGAAGGAGCTGTCCCCCGTAGGCGAGAGGACTCCCACGTTCTTCCCTCACCTGGCCACCCGCA GCCGCAGCCTCAGGCGCTCTGCCGTCAGCCCGCAGTCGTCGGTAGACAGCGACCTCGGCGCGTCGGAGGCAGAGGATGACTCCATCACTCTAGGATACAAACTGCAGGACCTCACCGACGTCCAGGTCATGGCccggctgcaggaggaga GTCTAAGACAGGACTACGCCAGCACATCGTCAGTCCTGGCCAGCCGCCGCAGCCAGAGCTTCACGTTCCAGCTCAGCCAGCTCAGCGCCGGGCccgacctggaggaggaggaagacgaggacgACGAAGATTACGGGCTCCTGCCGCCACCTCAGCCACGCCTCACGCGCCTGGCGCACTCCCACACTTTCTCCAGCATCCGAGACTGGCGAAGAAGCACCACTTCCCTGTCCACCCCACcttccaccccctccacccctccgTACCCTTCCGCTGGGTTCGTCTTCCAGCCTCAGGGGGCGGGACTGGGCAGCCCATTTACAGCCGAGCTGTCGGCCTTCAGACCAGGATCAG CCGAATATGAGA ATAAGCTGCGGAGGAGCATGCCCAACCTGGTCCGAGCTCCCAGCATGCCCTGTGTGCCCATTCCGACTAATCCCAGCGCTTCCCCTTTGTTGCTTCGTAACAGCCAGAGCTTCGATTCGTCCAGCGGCCTGGCTCGCCTGCAGTCCTCCA TCCCTTCCCCAGGCCAGCTTCAAAACAGGGTCCAGAGCGTGGGGAACTTCTCCTCATTCTCACGGCAACCGCTGAAGGCCACCGCCTACGTCAGCCCCACCATCAAAGGCTCGGCAGCCATGCCAGCATCCACCAGCCTtcagtctctgagcagcagcagtgtaggAGGCAGCGGCATCCCCCTGCTCAGTAAAGCAGCAGGCGGAGGGGGGACGCCCACCTCCGCCCTGGCCACTCCTCGCAGCAGCCTTCCCCGCCCCGCATCCTTCGTTGGGACCACAAGCTCCACCCCTCGCAGCAAGATGGCTCAACCAGTGCGAAG TTTACTGACACCTCCAAAGAGCCTGTCCACCTTCAGTGCCCTTCGCGACAGTGCCTGGAGAGACGGCTGCTACTGA
- the LOC114431869 gene encoding SLAIN motif-containing protein 1-like isoform X2 produces the protein MEAAVLNHAIMTEVDCNSNTLNAELEVKKLQELVRKLERQNEQLRTRAGGGPHVLPASPPCVLGSAGGYCLPSLLPTLLCQSSLGSFIPPEMPFDYFHPAGDGAAAAEEDEESVVGELELLDLDSLSSSDETWLYETSKSSDSTPDSVPPLEWCRQVQDSPKSEVEAARRSLSLRLEQVSRWRSSLSSPSPPASASSSPVPPPLSRVAGVSPSISTCPPSKPCSTPQSSERHAPSFSSPLHPALHRTLSPIGKELSPVGERTPTFFPHLATRSRSLRRSAVSPQSSVDSDLGASEAEDDSITLGYKLQDLTDVQVMARLQEESLRQDYASTSSVLASRRSQSFTFQLSQLSAGPDLEEEEDEDDEDYGLLPPPQPRLTRLAHSHTFSSIRDWRRSTTSLSTPPSTPSTPPYPSAGFVFQPQGAGLGSPFTAELSAFRPGSDKLRRSMPNLVRAPSMPCVPIPTNPSASPLLLRNSQSFDSSSGLARLQSSIPSPGQLQNRVQSVGNFSSFSRQPLKATAYVSPTIKGSAAMPASTSLQSLSSSSVGGSGIPLLSKAAGGGGTPTSALATPRSSLPRPASFVGTTSSTPRSKMAQPVRSLLTPPKSLSTFSALRDSAWRDGCY, from the exons ATGGAGGCAGCCGTGCTGAACCATGCGATAATGACGGAGGTGGACTGTAACAGCAACACCCTGAACGCGGAGCTGGAGgtgaagaagctgcaggagctggtCCGGAAGCTGGAGCGGCAAAACGAGCAGCTGCGGACCCGGGCCGGGGGCGGCCCGCATGTGCTCCCTGCGTCCCCGCCGTGCGTGCTAGGCAGCGCGGGAGGATACTGCCTCCCCAGCCTGCTGCCAACGCTGCTGTGCCAGTCGTCCTTGGGGTCATTCATTCCTCCAGAGATGCCGTTCGACTACTTCCACCCGGCCGGGGATGGAGCGGCTGCAgcggaggaggacgaggagtcGGTTGTGGgtgagctggagctgctggattTGGACTCTCTGAGCAGCTCGGATGAAACATG GCTGTACGAGACGTCCAAGTCCTCAGACTCAACTCCGGATTCGGTCCCGCCCCTGGAGTGGTGCCGGCAGGTTCAGGACAGCCCCAAGTCGGAGGTGGAGGCTGCGAGGCGATCGCTGTCGCTCCGGTTGGAACAAG TGTCCAGGTGGCGTAGCTCCCTTTCGAGCCCCTCCCCCCctgcctccgcctcctcctccccggTCCCGCCACCTCTAAGCCGAGTCGCCGGAGTGTCTCCGTCCATCAGCACCTGCCCTCCATCCAAACCCTGCTCCACCCCACAGTCGTCTGAAAGACACG CTCCGTCCTTCTCGTCCCCGCTCCACCCGGCCCTCCATCGCACCCTGAGTCCCATAGGGAAGGAGCTGTCCCCCGTAGGCGAGAGGACTCCCACGTTCTTCCCTCACCTGGCCACCCGCA GCCGCAGCCTCAGGCGCTCTGCCGTCAGCCCGCAGTCGTCGGTAGACAGCGACCTCGGCGCGTCGGAGGCAGAGGATGACTCCATCACTCTAGGATACAAACTGCAGGACCTCACCGACGTCCAGGTCATGGCccggctgcaggaggaga GTCTAAGACAGGACTACGCCAGCACATCGTCAGTCCTGGCCAGCCGCCGCAGCCAGAGCTTCACGTTCCAGCTCAGCCAGCTCAGCGCCGGGCccgacctggaggaggaggaagacgaggacgACGAAGATTACGGGCTCCTGCCGCCACCTCAGCCACGCCTCACGCGCCTGGCGCACTCCCACACTTTCTCCAGCATCCGAGACTGGCGAAGAAGCACCACTTCCCTGTCCACCCCACcttccaccccctccacccctccgTACCCTTCCGCTGGGTTCGTCTTCCAGCCTCAGGGGGCGGGACTGGGCAGCCCATTTACAGCCGAGCTGTCGGCCTTCAGACCAGGATCAG ATAAGCTGCGGAGGAGCATGCCCAACCTGGTCCGAGCTCCCAGCATGCCCTGTGTGCCCATTCCGACTAATCCCAGCGCTTCCCCTTTGTTGCTTCGTAACAGCCAGAGCTTCGATTCGTCCAGCGGCCTGGCTCGCCTGCAGTCCTCCA TCCCTTCCCCAGGCCAGCTTCAAAACAGGGTCCAGAGCGTGGGGAACTTCTCCTCATTCTCACGGCAACCGCTGAAGGCCACCGCCTACGTCAGCCCCACCATCAAAGGCTCGGCAGCCATGCCAGCATCCACCAGCCTtcagtctctgagcagcagcagtgtaggAGGCAGCGGCATCCCCCTGCTCAGTAAAGCAGCAGGCGGAGGGGGGACGCCCACCTCCGCCCTGGCCACTCCTCGCAGCAGCCTTCCCCGCCCCGCATCCTTCGTTGGGACCACAAGCTCCACCCCTCGCAGCAAGATGGCTCAACCAGTGCGAAG TTTACTGACACCTCCAAAGAGCCTGTCCACCTTCAGTGCCCTTCGCGACAGTGCCTGGAGAGACGGCTGCTACTGA
- the mrps9 gene encoding small ribosomal subunit protein uS9m, which yields MAASCVRTVGLLLGKCRNCSPGINTVTSQLNRQVLRRQICASTVLHKKSKAGAEKYTAEYIQKQVEEFNIGKRHLANMMGEDPENFSQEDIDRSIAYLFPSGLFEKKARPLMKHPDEIFPKQKAVQWGADGRPFHFLFYTAKQSYYALMHETYDKILILQKNEDHLRAKGLFSTDTKQIFLGNSRWLLKEELEMLLVESISAHDYDRFIQLMGRMLSMPYCATEKEFILRYRKKLEAESKKQVVTQLEKDENGVAFSTAEGRRKTSNSTVILRDCGSGQITINSQNYLAYFPVLQDREQLMFPFQFTDTLERFNVECTVSGGGRSSQVGALRLAISRALFCFLSEKEGEAMRQAGLLTPDPRVRERKKPGQEGARRKFTWKKR from the exons ATGGCGGCGTCCTGTGTACGCACCGTGGGATTGCTGCTTGGAAAATGTAGGAATTGTAGCCCCGGTATTAACACAGTCACGTCGCAGTTAAACCGACAG GTCCTGCGCAGACAAATTTGTGCGAGCACTGTCCTCCATAAAAAGAGCAAGGCAGGGGCGGAGAAGTACACGGCGGAGTACATCCAGAAGCAGGTGGAGGAGTTCAACATCGGGAAGCGGCACCTGGCTAACATGATGGGAGAAGACCCGGAGAACTTCAGCCAAGAGGACATAGAT AGGAGCATCGCCTACCTCTTCCCCTCTGGCCTGTTTGAGAAGAAAGCCCGACCGCTCATGAAG CATCCGGATGAAATCTTCCCAAAGCAGAAAG CTGTCCAATGGGGGGCAGACGGGCGGCcgttccacttcctgttttacaccGCGAAACAGTCCTACTACGCCCTCATGCAC gAAACGTACGATAAAATCCTGATTCTACAGAAGAATGAAGACCATCTGAGGGCCAAAGGACTCTTCTCCACAGACACCAAGCAGAT CTTTTTAGGCAACAGCAGGTGGCTGCTGAAGGAAGAACTGGAGATGCTGCTGGTGGAGTCGATCTCTGCACACGAT TACGACCGCTTCATCCAGCTGATGGGCCGCATGCTCTCAATGCCCTACTGTGCTACAGAGAAGGAGTTCATCCTGCGTTACCGGAAGAAGCTGGAGGCCGAGTCCAAAAAACAGGTGGTGACCCAACTGGAGAAGGATGAAAACGGCGTGGCCTTCAGCACAGCGGAGGGTCGGAGGAAGACGTCCAACTCGACTGTCATTCTTCGGGACTGCGGCTCCGGGCAAATCACCATCAACAGCCAGAACTATCTTGCCTACTTCCCTGTGCTACAGGACAG gGAGCAGCTGATGTTCCCGTTTCAGTTCACAGACACACTCGAACGCTTCAACGTGGAGTGCACTGTGAGTGGCGGCGGCAGGTCGAGCCAGGTGGGGGCGCTCCGGCTCGCCATTTCCCGTGCATtgttctgtttcctgtctgagaAAGAGGGCGAGGCCATGAGACAAG ccGGTCTGCTGACACCTGACCCGAGGGTGAGGGAAAGGAAGAAGCCCGGCCAGGAGGGAGCACGACGGAAATTCACCTGGAAGAAacgctga